From Anopheles arabiensis isolate DONGOLA chromosome 3, AaraD3, whole genome shotgun sequence, a single genomic window includes:
- the LOC120905044 gene encoding uncharacterized protein LOC120905044 isoform X3 codes for MECDVSPVPSVQANRTAKQQPQHIATATVLVTAGPVAAKSSATNNGSSSNSSSSSSTASSATLITPSTTTTSTGTAAGSSDTVASTVDEAMAEEPSAMEPTTTMATAPATTVEDDDDATPSSSMAAGVGAPEGGDSSVKQSISSNNSNNNSSNKSLNIAGSETAGGRPLLLPPDPVAVIEISDQSMADDISYPELVSCVDTETACVVLSDEYDSSLPLREDDPLNVSVGSIDMMLPSSPHCSTPVFAGAELSSPRQGRIGTPVGNASVSTSTTGTASTTSTPKHNHHLRRNLPRLATSRQQQQQANAVKQLPQSGPGSRGGVATEKRQLRQAAAQDAGRNSGGAASTMREVLASIPGFSIKPRRRTNKKLSTAAQLEQTREGCVDLETPDSILVHTNLRALLNRDTFQLLPPLYQYKLVQLLPPVDRPPLPEATQCEQNGIRLNPSGLNNEFFARACHEWRDRLAEGEFTPEAQLKMRSEAEREKSKLDPWKLKHFEPMWGDRKYAGSFFGAAGTVANPTPPTPPPPPEPAIAVTTAMAVSVAPVVLSPALQSPPAVQVVAPATQSIPATAHTPLIGANSSSSSTLPPSVSILPVSKGVVSGHATIVNVAARQTVQPPTVAIAPQLTPRVHPVTAKIDPSARSLSKMQPITFSTAASVVRPTNAASGTCSSISSNTIITSSTGTIILPSRTTITVTSGSASKGSGSGGSIPRGGSTGGGGSAAGASGLSVVPINVLTCSSSSSSSSSSNTVNTARPALKTTIKLRPTTAIATSTTAAAAAVPTAGKESKHNHPPYSVVGSAPNAASVMVGGAGGTKRLLPTAMSVSSSSGSTTISSSTNAVNLAGASAAMKPQSSSPAGSSLPMSPKRLRTVGAVTRSALAGTGTQQLPPAQHNPLPTTTTGMAAAGSTITLGSRPVVVKVVEPYRPSAMVRAVPVEPVIASGGASSNLKRTHSSSSSSNRALTPELSSSKMTKRKTDDEGGGLQQQINSSTGSFTAGSLLQHGNPRRMVAVVTASSAMADGSNISSSSSSSSNSSSNAAMYISSNNSSMNRLITATSSTTMPATSTDGVRSSSSSSSSSSSGKRSTSSSIVGGNSNSNSSRINVSCSSTINSEGLVMINPTSIATTTTAGPGILLQAGAKARRQVECDTRTVASMATAPIDQRRMVLIEGGASEKRRRGLLTEPPVATVIGSAKRRAPRQGNRANRGRHSEGLLAARGTTAPPTTTITIVDDEEADGGSVGSPSLLVGRSEPEGEESHEVDESDENREVLRRRIVGPMVNGDFGEGARIGRAGAASSPPLVPSSDIILEEAIDCGDVGDGGGMPGSTRHIGGGRLKRSDHGGEELVETNTTSPILQETIEQANRERLMDMNHLASLNASGGGGTTQMIYDQNTGQVYSVMCLPQPTNSALGGSALNLRSLPSSLTVTALPQQQQQQQQPHHPSQQPQLSISNDSSNSSSVSTTAMMAASDNHLDGGGGAGGPGTTATSVTGISTFENVLRHHVGQGGNVDSDLLIVNPSNMMSNVELKVSEELDDVGAVMAARGDIGRTEGDDEEEDEEEEDDEGDGELVHTTTTTTNTADEEEEEDEEEEEEDVDEVEEVEAEVEEQDEEEDPDAMMLRQGLQQMHGGLEESYEDEENNAPTGCFNGELIRTSTSTATSGNKLSSYGQPNLQHLHLQQQQQQQQQHHPNNHLHASHHRQAAMAAGVMNMNMNLTGFHHDHELLHQQQQQQLQQLRNATAGTITSSPSASSDQGLMMMVTTSAGDEAGDGGPSSNSGDVMVMANNYCDNLSAADEADGEDEEEEEEEQYGQQRDGHDRMLLAVGDDAGLEEQAIDTIVDQYGNQLHPSGMNHLNHHDDGVMHHHLQQGSEGEEEEEEDVEEASFVLDQMQQLQQQFQNQHPQQQHHHHQGLLQNHQQLVTSSDGTQVHLYPGAGGMLLDGDGLDGGASCEGVEEDQPHHYQQQQLLLKEEKMEDDQQLQQQQHLHHQQVSSDGQHHIQHQQQYTNSQHNQLMDKYIDEMDGGANDAAGSAGAYVLDPSSGEVIRTEIVEHNHDQAAMTLEQMRDEQQDGLFEGGETSSMLVEDDENQCVHELGPIVEVGEDAAQQRVDESDDDGKAVSSDERERQTMDLANESLDENDDEGGEGGDHEGVSKQRTNVYQHDMGALVATVSGALNVTTPAPIVSSFSPSITNMPVLAAKRTTILVVEDCIATNGLHASYEPARFSRRRSLNGVESVLSPSLGKRCGNELFLGGSSYIPAVKDQHAGNEQKAGGGSHTDRVEEVLTVAPSSAAGGDWPQFKMKMMDSTKMMVVDHHQLVDGNNSIIISPMGTPGTTTMVSSPGAAALQQQQQQLHTTQAIHQHQQQQLAASQQHIISQQSPTPISMATTATIVQQLASHNALQHAQQQQQQHQQRQQQQLHSPVSSTNPTGISFLAHHAPQQPAVQTMTPVSTAAVLSSPQHPAAATTPQGLSIFQLNPQQQQQQHHSPQSVLGCGNSTIQLTSEIKDGIRNSMIKAEPGVSYTTIRQGNQLLTRIKLENDDGQLQQQQLQQQQSPQPTFQTQQQQQLPKVNVVTSSPLISLGPDGPDNLARVIESVAGNYSTTVAVGGQQQQQQLVQHQQQQPQQLIQHVQTASGHQIRYEMDPTVIQQQQATTPPQQQHLIAQQQQQQPKFIITSRPLGTTAAGAKLPLTVQAANVIPHMQNPQFIQTQDQQLQLATSQPTVPTLQKPIQLQKIIMATPAIGQQQQAQPRPRLPLQRTQFGVQAIQPQQQQQQQQQQPPSQQFQQQQQQAAPKAPQQIAPTQSQQRFQQKYVTNQLIRGQNAFLMNNVHHLQQQQQQQQVAVAAAATVGANVIVGATGNSSRSKRTTEAGSVSGAAAAGNGTATGNGSASSGSSGSSGGSSSGGSKRGGRSSSSRLPPGAVNLERSYQICQAVIQNSPNRHQLKAQLKSPQAFLAASNSNSNSSISSIGSTGSSSSSSSSSSSSGVSASSIIGNNTKEDANSGSNSSGGGSNSAFGGVLGFGGNKVKVSRLVNSKRTVSAGARQPSPIVVRQAYAGGAAGAATPPSVVNASAAAGPANQSNPISIIATPQSQQQQQQLHTIGEPHGQQIISVSAAPTIVHATAAASNNNGTVGGNVNVGVTAAAGATPTGAAAAAGTFGGKYVLVQRAAHIGDIVTPRAASAPPTHNQIQIHHVPVSPHAHQQQQQQQQQLHQQMSAVQQQQLSQQVVQHQLQQQQQHQFQQQQGQLQQIAAGANAVTPASLQAAITRRIPSTHGCGPSSNIPPPVQ; via the exons ATGGAATGCGATGTGTCGCCCGTTCCATCGGTACAGGCGAACCGTACGGCGAAGCAGCAGCCCCAACACATTGCCACGGCGACGGTGCTAGTAACGGCTGGaccggtagcagcaaaaaGCAGCGCCACTAACAATGGCAGCAgtagtaacagcagcagcagcagtagtaccGCATCGTCAGCTACTCTCATCACCcccagcaccaccactaccagtACGGGTACAGCGGCGGGGAGCAGTGACACAGTCGCCTCCACCGTCGATGAAGCGATGGCAGAAGAGCCCTCCGCCATGgaaccgacgacgacgatggcgacGGCGCCGGCGACGACGGTGGAAGACGACGATGACGCGACACCTTCCTCATCGATGGCGGCGGGTGTCGGGGCGCCGGAAGGTGGCGACTCGAGCGTCAAGCAAAGTATCAGCAGCAATAACAGTAACAATAatagcagcaacaaaagcCTCAACATTGCCGGCAGTGAGACGGCGGGCGGCAGGCCGCTACTACTTCCCCCGGATCCGGTGGCAGTGATCGAAATCAGCGACCAGAGTATGGCGGACGACATCAGCTACCCGGAGCTGGTGTCGTGCGTCGACACGGAAACGGCCTGCGTGGTGCTGTCGGACGAGTACGACTCGTCGCTTCCGCTGCGCGAAGACGATCCGCTGAACGTGTCCGTCGGTTCGATCGACATGATGTTACCCTCTTCGCCGCATTGCAGTACGCCAGTGTTTGCTGGGGCGGAGTTGAGTTCCCCCCGGCAGGGGAGGATAGGGACGCCGGTAGGCAATGCGAGTGTCAGTACCAGCACTACAGGCACCGCCAGTACCACCAGCACCCCGAAGCACAATCATCATCTGCGGCGGAATCTTCCGAGGCTGGCGACgagccggcagcagcagcagcaggcgaacGCCGTCAAGCAGCTGCCCCAATCCGGCCCGGGCAGTCGGGGCGGTGTGGCGACGGAAAAGCGACAGCTACGGCAGGCGGCAGCGCAGGACGCAGGCCGTAACAGTGGCGGTGCGGCATCGACGATGCGCGAGGTGCTCGCCTCGATACCGGGGTTCAGCATCAAGCCGCGAAGGCGCACGAACAAAAAGCTGTCGACCGCTGCCCAGCTCGAGCAGACGCGCGAGGGCTGCGTGGATCTGGAGACGCCCGACTCGATACTGGTGCACACGAACCTGCGCGCCCTGCTAAACCGGGACACGTTTCAGCTCCTTCCGCCGCTGTACCAGTACAAGCTGGTGCAGCTGCTACCGCCGGTCGACCGGCCACCACTGCCGGAGGCGACGCAGTGCGAGCAGAACGGCATCCGGCTGAACCCGTCCGGGCTGAACAACGAGTTCTTTGCGCGCGCCTGCCACGAGTGGCGCGACCGGCTGGCGGAGGGCGAGTTTACGCCCGAGGCACAGCTGAAGATGCGCTCGGAGGCGGAGCGCGAGAAGAGCAAGCTCGATCCGTGGAAGCTGAAACACTTCGAGCCGATGTGGGGCGACCGGAAGTACGCCGGGTCGTTCTTTGGGGCGGCAGGCACGGTGGCTAATCCAACGCCACcgactccaccaccaccaccggagcCGGCGATAGCCGTCACAACAGCGATGGCTGTCTCCGTCGCACCGGTCGTCCTGTCGCCCGCGCTACAATCACCACCGGCAGTGCAGGTGGTTGCACCCGCGACACAATCCATTCCGGCGACGGCACATACTCCGTTGATCGGTGcgaatagtagtagtagcagcaccCTACCACCGTCCGTTTCTATCCTCCCGGTGTCGAAGGGAGTGGTCAGTGGGCATGCTACGATCGTGAACGTCGCGGCAAGGCAAACGGTCCAACCACCAACGGTAGCGATTGCACCGCAACTAACGCCCCGGGTGCATCCCGTCACGGCCAAGATCGATCCGAGCGCGCGATCGCTGTCCAAGATGCAGCCGATCACATTCTCCACGGCAGCGAGCGTTGTTAGGCCGACGAACGCGGCCAGCGGTACGTGCAGCAGCATTAGCAGTAACACAATCATCACATCCTCCACCGGCACCATCATTCTACCCTCGCGGACGACAATAACAGTCACTTCCGGCAGCGCGTCTAAAGGCAGCGGCAGTGGCGGCAGCATTCCAAGAGGTGGAAGCACCGGCGGTGGAGGTTCAGCCGCCGGAGCGAGCGGGCTCTCGGTGGTTCCGATCAATGTCCTTAcgtgcagtagtagtagcagtagtagtagtagcagtaacACTGTAAATACAGCCCGACCCGCACTAAAGACAACGATAAAGTTGCGTCCCACGACAGCCATCGCCACGAGCacaacggcggcggcggccgcggtACCAACAGCTGGCaaggaaagcaaacacaaccaTCCACCGTACTCCGTCGTCGGTTCAGCGCCGAACGCCGCGTCGGTCATGGTCGGAGGGGCAGGCGGCACTAAGCGCCTGCTGCCCACGGCTATGAGCGTGAGCAGTAGCAGCGGCAGTACCACAATCAGTAGTAGCACCAATGCCGTGAATTTGGCCGGTGCGTCAGCCGCCATGAAGCCACAAAGCAGCAGTCCCGCCGGCTCATCCTTGCCGATGTCTCCGAAGCGGCTGCGAACGGTCGGTGCCGTGACACGGTCGGCTTTGGCCGGAACGGGCACACAGCAGCTGCCGCCAGCGCAGCACAATCCActcccaacaaccaccacGGGTATGGCGGCTGCCGGGTCGACCATTACGCTCGGTTCTCGGCCGGTCGTCGTGAAGGTGGTTGAACCGTACCGTCCGTCTGCGATGGTGCGTGCGGTGCCGGTTGAACCGGTGATCGCTAGCGGAGGAGCAAGCTCCAACCTAAAGCGaacccacagcagcagcagtagcagcaatcGCGCGTTGACGCCCGAGCTAAGCAGCAGTAAGATGACGAAGCGGAAAACAGACGATGAGGGTGGTGgtttgcagcagcagatcaACAGTAGCACCGGAAGCTTTACCGCCGGCAGCTTGTTGCAGCACGGCAATCCGCGTCGAATGGTGGCTGTCGTGACGGCGAGTAGCGCCATGGCGGACGGTAGCAAcatcagcagtagcagcagtagcagtagcaacagcagcagcaatgctgCAATGTATATAAGCAGTAATAATAGTAGTATGAATCGCCTTATcaccgccaccagcagcacaacTATGCCGGCCACTTCCACTGACGGCGTaaggagtagcagcagcagcagcagcagcagcagcagcggcaagaGAAGCACCAGCAGTAGCATTGTCGGTGGCAATAGCAATAGCAATAGTAGTAGGATAAATGTTAGCTGTAGTAGCACCATTAACTCGGAGGGATTAGTAATGATCAACCCGACCTCCATTGCCACCACAACCACGGCCGGGCCCGGGATCTTGCTACAGGCCGGTGCGAAGGCTCGAAGACAAGTAGAATGTGATACGCGAACGGTGGCCTCGATGGCGACCGCACCGATCGATCAACGGCGAATGGTGCTGATTGAGGGCGGCGCGAGCGAGAAGCGCCGCCGAGGGCTGCTAACCGAACCGCCGGTGGCGACCGTCATCGGCTCGGCCAAGCGAAGAGCACCGCGGCAAGGCAACCGTGCGAACAGAGGCCGGCACAGCGAGGGGTTGCTAGCTGCCCGGGGGACAACGGCTCCACCGACCACAACGATCACGATAGTGGACGATGAGGAGGCGGATGGCGGCAGCGTTGGTTCCCCTTCGCTGCTGGTCGGTCGCTCAGAGCCGGAAGGAGAGGAAAGCCACGAGGTGGACGAGAGTGACGAGAATCGCGAGGTGCTACGAAGACGCATCGTAGGACCGATGGTAAATGGCGACTTCGGTGAGGGAGCTCGAATAGGACGCGCTGGCGCTGCTTCCTCACCGCCGCTCGTTCCCTCTTCGGACATCATTCTCGAGGAAGCGATCGACTGTGGAGATGTTGGCGATGGTGGCGGAATGCCGGGCAGTACCCGGCATATTGGTGGGGGACGGTTGAAAAGATCGGATCATGGCGGCGAAGAGCTAGTGGAGACGAACACCACCTCACCGATCTTGCAGGAAACGATCGAGCAGGCGAATCGCGAGCGGTTGATGGATATGAATCATCTCGCCTCGCTCAACGctagcggtggcggcggcacgACACAGATGATTTACGATCAAAACACGGGCCAGGTGTACAGTGTGATGTGCTTACCGCAGCCGACAAATTCTGCCCTCGGAGGTAGTGCACTAAATCTTCGCTCCCTGCCCTCCTCGTTGACTGTAACGGCTttaccgcagcagcaacaacagcagcagcagccacaccaTCCATCTCAGCAACCGCAACTGTCCATTTCGAACGATAGCAGTAATAGTAGCAGCGTCTCGACCACCGCCATGATGGCAGCGAGTGACAATCATCTGGATGGCGGCGGAGGTGCAGGAGGGCCGGGAACGACGGCCACCTCCGTTACGGGCATCAGTACGTTCGAGAACGTACTGCGCCACCACGTGGGGCAGGGTGGAAATGTCGACTCTGACCTGCTGATCGTTAATCCGAGCAATATGATGTCCAATGTCGAGTTGAAAGTGTCAGAAGAGCTGGATGACGTTGGTGCAGTGATGGCTGCAAGGGGAGACATCGGACGGACTGAAggggacgacgaggaggaagatgaggaagaagaggacgaTGAAGGTGATGGGGAGCTGgttcacaccaccaccacaaccacgaACACTGCcgacgaagaggaggaagaggacgaggaggaggaggaagaggatgtGGACGAAGTGGAGGAAGTAGAGGCTGAGGTGGAGGagcaggacgaggaggaggacccGGATGCGATGATGCTCCGGCAAGGGTTGCAGCAAATGCACGGAGGCTTGGAGGAGAGTTACGAGGATGAAGAAAACAACGCTCCCACCGGGTGTTTCAATGGTGAACTGATTAggaccagcaccagcaccgccaCTTCCGGCAATAAGTTAAGTAGTTACGGTCAACCGAATCTTCAACATCTGCacctgcagcaacagcagcagcagcagcagcagcaccatcccAATAATCATCTTCATGCGTCGCACCATCGGCAGGCAGCGATGGCTGCTGGTGTCATGAACATGAACATGAATCTGACGGGCTTTCATCACGATCACGAGCTgctgcatcagcagcaacagcagcagttgcagcagTTGCGAAATGCGACGGCCGGCACCATCACCAGCTCACCTTCAGCTTCGTCGGACCAggggctgatgatgatggtgacgaCGAGTGCCGGCGATGAAGCTGGCGACGGTGGTCCATCCTCAAACAGCGGCGATGTAATGGTGATGGCGAACAACTACTGTGATAATCTGTCTGCCGCCGATGAAGCTGACGGcgaggatgaggaggaagaagaggaggaacAGTACGGGCAGCAGCGGGATGGCCATGATCGTATGTTGCTGGCTGTGGGCGATGACGCTGGATTGGAGGAGCAAGCAATCGATACGATCGTAGATCAGTACGGCAATCAATTGCATCCGTCGGGCATGAACCATCTGAATCACCATGACGACGGCGTTATGCACCATCACCTTCAGCAAGGGTCggaaggggaggaggaggaggaggaggatgtaGAGGAAGCCAGCTTCGTTCTCGATCAgatgcagcagctgcagcaacagttTCAGAACCAACatccgcagcaacagcaccatcaccaccagggACTACTGCAGAACCACCAGCAGTTGGTGACGTCTTCCGATGGAACGCAGGTGCATCTGTATCCCGGTGCGGGAGGCATGCTGCTGGACGGTGATGGACTGGATGGCGGCGCTAGCTGTGAAGGTGTGGAAGAAGATCAGCCACAtcactaccagcagcagcaactgttgTTGAAGGAGGAGAAGATGGAAGATGATCAGCagttgcagcaacagcagcatctgcATCACCAGCAAGTATCATCCGATGGGCAGCACCACattcagcatcagcagcagtataCGAACAGTCAACATAATCAGCTGATGGACAAGTATATCGACGAGATGGACGGTGGTGCGAATGACGCTGCCGGTTCTGCTGGTGCATACGTTCTCGATCCGAGCAGTGGCGAAGTGATCAGAACAGAAA TTGTGGAACACAATCACGATCAAGCAGCGATGACGTTGGAACAAATGCGAGATGAACAACAGGATGGCTTATTCGAGGGTGGCGAAACGTCATCCATGTTAGTTGAAGACGACGAAAACCAGTGTGTCCACGAGCTCGGTCCGATCGTCGAAGTCGGGGAGGATGCTGCTCAGCAACGAGTGGACGAATCTGATGACGATGGCAAAGCAGTGAGTAGCGATGAACGAGAACGGCAAACAATGGATCTGGCGAACGAGAGCTTAGACGAGAACGACGATGAAGGCGGCGAGGGCGGCGACCACGAGGGTGTCTCCAAACAACGAACCAACGTTTATCAGCACGATATGGGTGCGTTGGTGGCAACGGTATCTGGCGCTTTGAATGTAACGACACCGGCGCCGATCGTTAGCTCATTTTCACCCTCGATCACCAACATGCCCGTGCTGGCGGCGAAACGGACCACCATTCTGGTGGTGGAAGACTGTATCGCAACGAATGGGCTGCATGCGTCGTACGAGCCGGCACGATTCTCCCGGAGACGCTCACTGAACGGTGTAGAGAGTGTGCTGTCACCCTCGTTAGGGAAACGGTGTGGCAACGAACTGTTTCTCGGTGGAAGCTCTTACATACCAGCAGTAAAGGATCAGCACGCTGGCAATGAACAGAAGGCTGGTGGTGGCAGTCACACTGATCGCGTCGAGGAAGTGCTTACAGTAGCACCCTCATCCGCCGCCGGTGGTG ATTGGCCGCAGTTCAAAATGAAGATGATGGATTCAACGAAAATGATGGTGGTAGATCATCACCAGCTCGTCGATGGCAATAACAGTATTATCATTTCGCCGATGGGTACGCCCGGAACGACCACGATGGTGTCCTCGCCCGGTGCAGCAGcattacagcagcagcaacagcagctccaTACCACCCAGGCCattcatcagcatcagcagcagcagctagcaGCATCACAGCAACACATCATATCTCAACAATCCCCTACACCGATCTCGATGGCAACGACTGCAACGATCGTGCAACAGCTTGCCAGCCATAATGCTCTTCAGcacgcacagcagcagcagcagcagcatcaacaacgtcagcagcaacagttgcACTCTCCCGTCAGCAGTACCAACCCGACCGGTATCAGTTTTTTAGCTCATCATGCCCCGCAGCAGCCCGCCGTACAAACCATGACACCGGTGTCGACAGCGGCCGTGCTAAGCTCACCGcaacatccagcagcagcgacaacaCCGCAAGGGTTGAGCATATTTCAGCTAAatcctcagcagcagcagcagcaacaccacagCCCGCAGTCGGTGCTAGGATGCGGCAACAGTACGATCCAGCTTACGTCAGAG ATTAAGGACGGTATACGCAACAGTATGATAAAGGCAGAACCGGGCGTAAGCTACACCACGATCCGGCAAGGCAATCAGCTTCTGACGCGCATCAAGCTGGAAAACGACGATGGACAgcttcagcaacagcagctccaacagcagcagtctCCACAGCCGACGTTtcaaacgcagcagcagcagcagctgcccaAAGTGAACGTGGTAACATCGTCGCCGCTCATTTCCCTTGGTCCCGACGGTCCAGACAATCTGGCACGCGTGATAGAAAGTGTTGCCGGCAACTACTCCACTACCGTCGCTGTGGgtggtcagcagcagcaacagcagctcgtgcagcaccagcaacagcagccacagcaatTGATTCAGCATGTTCAAACCGCCTCCGGACACCAGATACGGTACGAGATGGATCCGAcggtcatccagcagcagcaagccaCGACACCgccccaacagcagcacctgatagcacagcagcagcagcagcagccaaagtTCATCATAACTTCGCGGCCACTGGGCACGACAGCCGCTGGTGCAAAGCTGCCCTTAACCGTACAAGCGGCCAACGTGATACCGCACATGCAGAATCCTCAGTTCATCCAAACCCAggaccagcagctgcagctggcgACCAGTCAGCCCACCGTGCCGACGCTACAGAAACCGATCCAGCTGCAGAAAATCATCATGGCCACGCCGGCGATtggccagcagcaacaagcgCAACCGAGGCCTCGATTGCCCCTGCAGCGTACACAGTTTGGTGTGCAAGCAATTcaaccgcaacagcagcagcagcagcagcaacaacagccgcCCTCACAGCAgttccaacagcagcagcaacaagcagCACCGAAAGCACCGCAACAAATCGCACCAACACAGTCGCAGCAGCGCTTTCAGCAAAAGTACGTCACCAACCAACTGATCCGTGGCCAGAACGCGTTTCTCATGAACAATGTGCATCAcctacaacaacagcagcagcagcaacaggtggcagtagcagcagcagccactgTCGGCGCGAATGTGATCGTTGGTGCAACGGGCAACAGCAGTCGAAGCAAGCGGACGACTGAAGCCGGCTCCGTCagtggagctgctgctgccggcaaTGGCACTGCCACGGGCAATGGGAGCGCAAGCAGTGGTAGCAGCGGTAGTTCTGGCGGATCATCGTCTGGCGGCAGCAAGCGTGGTGGACGGTCGAGCAGCTCCCGGTTGCCGCCCGGTGCGGTAAATCTCGAACGAAGCTACCAGATCTGCCAGGCGGTGATACAGAACAGCCCGAACAGGCATCAGCTGAAGGCACAGCTCAAGTCACCGCAGGCGTTCCTGGCCGCGTCGAACTCCAACtcgaacagcagcatcagcagcatcggtagtacgggcagcagcagcagcagcagtagcagcagcagcagcagtggcgtGTCTGCGAGCAGTATTATCGGCAACAATACCAAAGAGGATGCtaacagcggcagcaacagcagcggtgGCGGCAGTAACAGTGCCTTTGGTGGTGTGCTGGGCTTTGGAGGAAACAAGGTAAAG GTCTCGCGTCTGGTCAACTCAAAGCGTACCGTATCGGCAGGAGCCCGGCAGCCGTCGCCCATCGTAGTGCGTCAGGCGTATGCGGGTGGAGCCGCCGGTGCTGCCACACCACCGTCAGTGGTGAATGCTTCTGCCGCAGCCGGCCCCGCAAATCAGTCAAATCCAATCAGTATTATCGCAACCCCAcaatcgcagcagcagcaacagcaactccATACGATCGGTGAGCCGCACGGTCAACAGATCATTAGCGTGAGCGCTGCACCGACGATCGTGCACgcaactgctgctgcgagcAACAATAATGGAACGGTTGGTGGCAACGTAAATGTTGGTGTAACTGCAGCAGCTGGCGCGACCCCTaccggtgcagcagcagctgcgggAACCTTTGGTGGCAAGTATGTGCTAGTACAGCGTGCGGCACACATCGGGGACATCGTAACGCCGCGGGCGGCTAGCGCACCACCGACACACAATCAG ATACAAATTCACCATGTTCCTGTATCACCACATgcacatcaacagcagcagcagcagcagcagcaattgcaCCAGCAAATGTCCgctgtgcagcagcaacagctatCACAGCAAGTGGTGCAACATcaactgcagcaacagcagcaacaccagttccagcagcagcaggggcaACTGCAACAGATAGCGGCCGGCGCGAATGCCGTGACACCCGCCAGCCTACAGGCGGCGATCACCCGCCGAATACCGTCCACCCACG GCTGTGGTCCTTCCTCTAATATCCCCCCTCCTGTACAGTGA